In a genomic window of Candidatus Binatia bacterium:
- a CDS encoding cytochrome c — protein MNRSIAVASFLVLLLAAAGCGSKSEPQGAGSGSGATAVSPYDSGPRAGESPVEPAMAEKGEGLFKTKGCTACHAYDKRITGPALKGVTQRRTAAWMEQQILHPEVMTKQDPISKQLLGTYMVQMSNQGLKPEEAKAVIEYLKKLDEESSETQQAGVGK, from the coding sequence GCCGCCGCGGGCTGCGGCAGCAAGTCCGAGCCGCAAGGCGCCGGGTCGGGCTCGGGCGCGACCGCGGTGTCGCCGTACGACAGCGGCCCGCGCGCCGGAGAGTCTCCCGTCGAGCCCGCAATGGCCGAGAAGGGCGAGGGGTTGTTCAAGACCAAGGGGTGCACCGCCTGCCACGCCTACGACAAGCGCATCACCGGCCCCGCTCTGAAGGGTGTCACGCAGCGCCGCACCGCGGCCTGGATGGAGCAGCAGATCCTCCACCCCGAAGTCATGACGAAGCAGGATCCGATCTCGAAGCAGCTGCTCGGGACCTACATGGTGCAGATGTCGAACCAGGGCTTGAAGCCCGAGGAGGCCAAGGCGGTCATCGAATATCTGAAGAAGCTCGATGAAGAGTCTTCTGAGACGCAGCAGGCCGGCGTCGGCAAGTGA
- the nosZ gene encoding Sec-dependent nitrous-oxide reductase produces the protein MKRWMLAALAVAALVGGAALMQGCTKGIRGGGSAAAKTYVKPGEYDTYYAFLSGGHSGQVFVYGMPSCRYITTIPVFTPESAKGWGYDEESKAMLKGMNWGDAHHPGLSETDGDYDGRWLFINDMPHARIARIDLTDFTTKEIFGPIPNISAAHACPYPTPNTEYVFAASRFSIPLPYPTVDKVENYAKDFKGIIAGVKVSPEGHMSLGFEILMPPFDWDLADAGKGPSHGWEFFTCYNSEEAHDSLEIKASQNEMDYVAAVDWRAAQKAADAGEGTMIGGVKVLDPKVTKGIVYLVPVPKSPHGVDVDPSGQYICASGKLQAEVTVHSFAKLMAGIQAKKFEKEIEGIPVLAFNDVLEAKVPVGLGPLHTQFDGKGNAYTSLFLDSQIAKWKIGPPWNVTDKIDVYYSIGHLMVAGGDTRHPYGDYMVALDKLSKDRYLPVGPSHPEAAQLIDISGPKMELLYDFPTYPEPHYAQMIRADKLKPMKIYPLADNKNPYAIKSADQARVERHGKRVDAYLLAIRTHYTPDIVRVAQGDTVYFHVTNLEQDADITHGFGILFSNCDMQVEPGETKTMKWVAEKAGVTPFYCSNFCSALHQEMQGYIEVAPAGTRIASVSKPSREQLAQVAPLLRR, from the coding sequence ATGAAACGGTGGATGCTGGCCGCGCTCGCGGTGGCCGCTCTGGTGGGCGGCGCCGCGCTGATGCAGGGGTGCACGAAGGGGATACGGGGGGGCGGGTCGGCCGCCGCCAAGACCTATGTGAAGCCGGGTGAATACGACACCTACTATGCCTTCCTGTCGGGAGGCCATTCCGGGCAGGTCTTCGTCTACGGCATGCCCTCCTGCCGTTACATCACCACGATCCCGGTCTTCACCCCGGAGTCCGCGAAGGGCTGGGGCTACGACGAGGAATCGAAGGCGATGCTGAAGGGGATGAACTGGGGCGACGCTCACCATCCCGGCCTCTCGGAGACGGACGGCGACTACGACGGTCGCTGGCTCTTCATCAACGACATGCCGCACGCGCGGATCGCCCGGATCGATCTGACCGACTTCACGACGAAGGAGATCTTCGGACCGATCCCGAACATCTCCGCCGCGCACGCCTGCCCCTATCCCACCCCGAACACCGAGTACGTGTTCGCGGCGTCGCGCTTCTCGATCCCGCTTCCCTACCCGACCGTCGACAAGGTCGAGAACTACGCCAAGGACTTCAAGGGGATCATCGCGGGAGTCAAGGTCTCCCCCGAGGGGCACATGTCGCTCGGTTTCGAGATCCTGATGCCGCCGTTCGACTGGGATCTGGCGGACGCCGGCAAGGGCCCCAGCCACGGCTGGGAGTTCTTCACCTGCTACAACAGCGAGGAAGCGCACGACTCCCTGGAGATCAAGGCGTCGCAGAACGAGATGGACTATGTCGCGGCCGTCGACTGGCGCGCGGCGCAGAAGGCGGCTGACGCCGGCGAGGGAACGATGATCGGAGGCGTGAAGGTGCTCGACCCCAAGGTGACGAAGGGGATCGTCTACCTGGTGCCGGTGCCGAAGAGCCCGCACGGCGTGGACGTGGACCCCAGCGGCCAGTACATCTGCGCCTCCGGCAAGCTGCAGGCCGAGGTCACCGTGCACAGCTTCGCGAAGCTGATGGCGGGGATCCAGGCGAAGAAGTTCGAGAAGGAGATCGAGGGAATCCCGGTCCTCGCGTTCAACGACGTGCTCGAGGCGAAGGTGCCCGTGGGGCTGGGACCGCTGCACACCCAGTTCGACGGCAAGGGGAACGCCTACACCTCGCTCTTCCTCGACTCGCAGATCGCGAAGTGGAAGATCGGACCGCCCTGGAACGTCACGGACAAGATCGACGTCTACTACTCGATCGGTCATCTGATGGTCGCCGGCGGCGACACCCGGCATCCCTATGGCGACTACATGGTCGCCCTGGACAAGCTCTCCAAGGACCGCTACCTGCCGGTCGGGCCCTCGCATCCCGAGGCGGCGCAGCTGATCGACATCAGCGGCCCCAAGATGGAGCTTCTCTACGACTTCCCCACCTATCCCGAGCCCCACTACGCGCAGATGATCCGGGCGGACAAGCTCAAGCCGATGAAGATCTATCCGCTCGCCGACAACAAGAATCCGTATGCGATCAAGAGCGCCGATCAGGCGAGGGTGGAGCGCCACGGGAAGCGCGTGGACGCCTATCTCCTCGCAATCCGGACCCACTACACGCCGGACATCGTGCGCGTCGCGCAGGGGGACACGGTCTACTTCCACGTGACGAACCTGGAGCAGGACGCCGACATCACGCACGGCTTCGGAATCCTCTTCTCGAACTGCGACATGCAGGTCGAGCCGGGCGAGACCAAGACGATGAAGTGGGTCGCCGAGAAGGCGGGCGTGACCCCCTTCTACTGCTCCAACTTCTGCAGCGCGCTGCACCAGGAGATGCAGGGATACATCGAGGTGGCGCCGGCCGGCACGCGGATCGCCTCGGTCTCCAAGCCCAGCCGTGAGCAGCTGGCCCAGGTGGCCCCGCTGCTTCGCCGCTAA
- the nosD gene encoding nitrous oxide reductase family maturation protein NosD: protein MSRPFRDSGRAEAGSRDPFIGLLQAALAIVLLAAVAITLVLLVGVAPPRASAAVRRVPPGSAVPAIASASDGDTLLLAAGVHRGPITIARRVALIGEPGAVVDGGGRGSVITVAAGGVRIERLSIRASGDKAEDLDSGVRLTSAPGARLAHLRLENVRYGIAAERCDDLDVEECTLTGRVVPSIDAAPEMDVAAGNGIHVWYSRGARVRRTEIRRFMDGIYLSFADSIRIEGCGSSGNGRYGLHTMYCQDNRIAENRFTGNIAGCAIMFSNHLELARNDFMHNRGPRTYGILLRDCSDGFFHENRLVDNTIAVFMDGSNRNHIHGNLVQDDGWGVILFSSCDGNEFAGNDFVNIDYPVALDMRRTDNRFDDGARGNYWSASAPYDLNADGIGDVPYGPVSAFAFLSKQYPDLAIFGESPAAGALSLAERTIPALRPSEALDHYPLVHPAGAGVGSRSAAGDLPAAASFGSDPASGTRRAAPRAAAAGFLLLAGAGAIGIARRRGSR from the coding sequence ATGAGCCGTCCCTTCCGCGATTCGGGCCGTGCGGAAGCCGGCTCCCGCGATCCCTTCATCGGCCTGCTCCAGGCCGCGCTCGCGATCGTCCTCCTGGCCGCGGTCGCGATCACCCTCGTCCTTCTCGTGGGGGTGGCCCCGCCGCGCGCCTCGGCCGCGGTCCGGCGCGTCCCGCCCGGCTCGGCGGTCCCGGCGATCGCGTCGGCGTCGGACGGCGACACTCTGCTGCTCGCCGCCGGCGTCCACCGCGGCCCGATCACGATCGCGCGCCGTGTCGCGCTGATCGGCGAGCCGGGCGCCGTGGTGGACGGCGGCGGCCGCGGATCGGTCATCACGGTGGCCGCCGGCGGAGTGCGGATCGAGCGGCTCTCCATTCGCGCGAGCGGCGACAAGGCCGAAGATCTGGATTCGGGCGTCCGGCTCACGTCGGCGCCTGGCGCGCGGCTCGCCCACCTGCGCCTGGAGAACGTCCGCTACGGCATCGCGGCCGAGCGTTGCGACGACCTCGACGTCGAGGAATGCACGCTGACGGGCCGCGTGGTGCCCTCGATCGACGCCGCTCCCGAGATGGACGTCGCCGCGGGCAACGGCATCCACGTCTGGTATTCCCGAGGCGCGCGCGTCCGTCGCACCGAGATCCGGCGCTTCATGGACGGGATCTATCTCTCCTTCGCCGACTCGATCCGGATCGAGGGGTGCGGCTCCTCGGGCAACGGCCGCTACGGCCTCCACACCATGTACTGCCAGGACAACCGGATCGCGGAGAACCGCTTCACCGGCAACATCGCCGGGTGCGCGATCATGTTCTCGAACCACCTGGAGCTCGCCCGGAACGATTTCATGCACAACCGCGGCCCGCGGACCTACGGCATCCTGCTGCGCGACTGCTCGGACGGCTTCTTCCACGAAAACCGCCTGGTCGACAACACGATCGCGGTCTTCATGGACGGATCCAACCGGAACCACATCCACGGCAACCTGGTGCAGGACGACGGCTGGGGCGTGATCCTCTTCTCCTCCTGCGACGGCAACGAGTTCGCGGGGAACGATTTCGTGAACATCGACTACCCGGTGGCGCTGGACATGAGGCGCACCGACAACCGGTTCGACGACGGCGCGCGCGGCAACTACTGGAGCGCGAGCGCCCCCTACGACCTGAACGCCGACGGCATCGGCGACGTGCCTTACGGTCCCGTGAGCGCGTTCGCTTTCCTCTCGAAGCAGTATCCCGACCTGGCGATCTTCGGCGAGAGCCCCGCTGCGGGGGCGCTCTCCCTTGCCGAGCGCACGATCCCGGCGCTCCGTCCGAGCGAGGCTCTGGACCACTACCCCCTGGTCCACCCCGCCGGCGCGGGCGTCGGGTCACGCTCGGCGGCGGGCGACTTGCCCGCTGCCGCATCGTTCGGCTCGGATCCCGCTTCGGGCACCCGACGCGCGGCGCCGCGCGCCGCGGCCGCCGGCTTCCTCCTGCTCGCCGGGGCGGGCGCGATCGGCATCGCCCGGCGGAGGGGCTCACGATGA
- a CDS encoding ABC transporter ATP-binding protein codes for MIRLDDVTKRYGAVTAVDGLSFAVEPGETFALIGPNGAGKTTTLKLILGLARPTSGRIAVGVAGLPPHAAETRRGMGYVPQRVDLPAGRTAAEVLGFFAALRGLDGSAVSRALDRVGMTALAGRRASELSGGFAQRLLLAQALLGDPSLLVLDEPTASLDPEATWEFRSLVEGLRRDGKTILLCSHLLAEVERVADRVLILAGGRRVALESLADLRARQASSARLEIEARNAEAAGAALARRGIAYTPWGERRVAIEGANGRGVAALEALREAGVEIRTFELTRPTLEEIFLAAVRQERETRATAPETRP; via the coding sequence ATGATCCGACTCGACGACGTCACCAAGCGCTACGGCGCGGTCACCGCGGTGGACGGCCTCTCCTTCGCCGTGGAGCCGGGCGAGACCTTCGCGCTGATCGGCCCCAACGGCGCGGGCAAGACCACGACGCTGAAGCTGATCCTGGGACTGGCGCGCCCGACCTCCGGCCGGATCGCGGTCGGGGTCGCGGGACTTCCGCCGCACGCCGCCGAGACGCGGCGCGGCATGGGCTACGTGCCGCAGCGGGTAGATCTCCCCGCGGGACGCACCGCGGCCGAGGTGCTCGGCTTTTTCGCGGCGCTCCGCGGCCTGGACGGGAGCGCGGTCTCCCGCGCGCTCGACCGCGTGGGCATGACGGCGCTGGCCGGACGCCGCGCCTCGGAGCTTTCGGGCGGCTTCGCGCAGCGCCTCCTCCTCGCGCAGGCGCTGCTCGGCGACCCTTCGCTCCTCGTGCTGGACGAGCCGACCGCCAGTCTCGATCCCGAGGCCACCTGGGAGTTCCGCTCCCTGGTCGAGGGGCTGCGCCGGGACGGCAAGACGATCCTCCTCTGCTCGCACCTCCTGGCCGAAGTGGAGCGGGTGGCCGACCGCGTGCTGATCCTGGCCGGCGGGCGCCGCGTGGCGCTGGAATCGCTGGCCGACCTCCGCGCGCGGCAGGCCTCGAGCGCGCGGCTCGAGATCGAGGCGCGGAACGCGGAGGCGGCGGGCGCCGCCCTCGCGCGTCGCGGGATCGCGTACACCCCGTGGGGCGAGCGGCGCGTTGCCATCGAGGGGGCGAATGGGCGCGGGGTCGCCGCGCTCGAAGCATTGCGCGAGGCCGGCGTGGAAATCCGCACGTTCGAGCTGACGCGGCCCACGCTGGAAGAGATCTTCCTCGCGGCGGTGCGCCAGGAGCGCGAGACGCGCGCCACGGCGCCGGAGACCAGGCCATGA